One genomic region from Vitis riparia cultivar Riparia Gloire de Montpellier isolate 1030 chromosome 17, EGFV_Vit.rip_1.0, whole genome shotgun sequence encodes:
- the LOC117905117 gene encoding LEAF RUST 10 DISEASE-RESISTANCE LOCUS RECEPTOR-LIKE PROTEIN KINASE-like 2.1, translating to MDSTLFKYTSNTQNATLFYKCPSGFEYPATSDFFCLKYGAPEHAFFVVNTSLATELVSVCGAGVVVPVLATAAQGFMNHSLAFYQVLNEGFEVKWTVEEGQCESCAESGGRCGYNSSLGQPSCYCPNSNPKGASTNCTNSKFPTALNSLKSTSETILKKIIIVIAAGGAGTLFASILIIFYFKRKLSKHIPMFIWRKRSDVDQNIEEFVRNYGSHAPKRYSYSDVKKMTNSFKDKLGQGGYGGVYKGKLSDGQPVAVKILNTSKGNGEDFINEVASISRTSHVNIVNLLGFCFEGGKKALIYEFMSNGSLENFLCSESPLKANKNLGWEKLYQITIGIARGLEYLQCGCRIRILHFDVKPHNILLDQDFCPKIYDFGFAKLCSPKESTVSMSIARGTIGYVAPEVFSRNFGRVSHKSDVYSYGMMVLEMVGGRQNPNGTIDHTNDTYFSHWIYKNLEQQEDLGLEGIENKGENESTRKIILVGLWCIQTDPANRSCMSKVIEMLEEIIEALQIPPKPFPSSPPRFPKDCSSFKSTLSQ from the exons ATGGATTCCACCCTCTTCAAATACACTTCCAACACCCAGAACGCCACCTTGTTCTACAAGTGTCCCTCAGGGTTTGAATATCCCGCAACTTCGGACTTTTTCTGTTTGAAATACGGTGCTCCAGAGCATGCTTTTTTTGTGGTAAATACGTCTCTGGCCACTGAACTCGTAAGCGTATGCGGGGCTGGTGTGGTCGTTCCGGTCCTTGCAACTGCTGCTCAGGGCTTTATGAATCATTCATTAGCTTTTTATCAAGTTCTGAATGAAGGGTTTGAGGTGAAATGGACAGTAGAAGAGGGACAATGTGAAAGTTGTGCTGAGTCTGGAGGTAGATGTGGATATAATTCGAGTTTGGGCCAACCTAGTTGTTATTGTCCTAATTCCAACCCTAAAGGCGCTTCCACCAATTGCACCAACTCCAAGTTTCCAACTGCTTTGAATTCGCTTAAGTCAA CATCCGAGACCATCTTAAAGAAAATCATAATCG TCATTGCTGCAGGAGGAGCTGGGACATTATTTGCTAGCATTCTTATAATCTtctacttcaaaagaaaactatCAAAACATATACCAATGTTCATTTGGAGAAAGAGATCTGATGTTGATCAAAACATTGAGGAATTTGTTAGGAATTATGGATCTCATGCTCCAAAGAGGTACAGTTATTCAGATGTTAAGAAAATGACTAATTCATTCAAGGATAAATTAGGCCAAGGAGGCTATGGTGGCGTTTACAAAGGAAAGTTAAGTGATGGCCAACCTGTTGCAGTCAAAATCCTCAACACATCCAAAGGGAATGGAGAGGATTTCATTAATGAAGTTGCAAGCATTAGTAGGACTTCTCATGTCAATATTGTCAACCTTTTGGGGTTTTGTTTTGAGGGTGGCAAAAAAGCTCTCATATATGAATTTATGAGCAATGGGTCTCTTGAAAACTTCTTATGTAGTGAAAGTCCTTTGAAAGCCAATAAAAACTTGGGATGGGAGAAGTTGTACCAAATCACAATTGGGATAGCTAGAGGACTTGAGTACTTGCAATGTGGGTGCAGAATAAGGATATTGCATTTTGATGTGAAACCTCACAACATCCTTCTAGACCAAGACTTTTGCCCCAAAATCTATGATTTTGGGTTTGCTAAATTATGCTCACCAAAAGAGAGTACTGTATCAATGTCAATAGCTAGAGGAACTATTGGGTATGTCGCTCCAGAAGTATTCTCTAGAAATTTTGGCCGAGTCTCACACAAATCAGACGTCTATAGCTATGGAATGATGGTTCTAGAAATGGTTGGAGGAAGACAAAACCCCAATGGTACAATTGATCACACCAACGACACATATTTTTCACATTGGATTTATAAGAATCTCGAGCAACAAGAAGATCTAGGACTAGAGGGCATTGAAAACAAAGGGGAAAATGAAAGTACAAGGAAAATTATACTAGTGGGTTTGTGGTGCATACAAACAGATCCAGCGAATAGGTCATGCATGAGTAAGGTGATTGAAATGTTGGAAGAAATCATAGAAGCCTTGCAGATCCCACCAAAGCCTTTCCCATCTTCTCCTCCAAGGTTTCCAAAAGACTGTTCATCCTTTAAATCAACACTATCACAATAA